Proteins from one Nomia melanderi isolate GNS246 chromosome 3, iyNomMela1, whole genome shotgun sequence genomic window:
- the LOC116429216 gene encoding uncharacterized protein LOC116429216 → MKFYVCLILAVACSAARVPRISEPPYFQNYQGVFPGSNAGGFHDVQGSGAAAPFLGDFRSHEGNLGSGHNSGNGFFPNQGFIGSRPDLANHLAPVPFGDVGGNQGNFKAPHYGRFNRDYDY, encoded by the exons ATGAAATTTTAC GTCTGTCTTATACTCGCCGTCGCCTGCAGTGCGGCGAGAGTACCAAGAATATCCGAACCACCATACTTCCAAAATTATCAAGGTGTTTTCCCGGGCAGCAATGCCGGTGGCTTCCACGATGTTCAAGGCAGTGGAGCCGCTGCTCCATTTCTGGGAGATTTCAGGAGTCACGAAGGGAATTTAGGTTCGGGGCATAATTCGGGAAATGGATTCTTCCCCAATCAGGGCTTTATCGGCAGCAGACCAGACTTAGCGAATCATTTAGCACCAG TTCCTTTCGGAGACGTCGGTGGGAACCAGGGGAATTTCAAGGCTCCTCATTATGGACGTTTCAATCGTGATTATGATTATTAA